The sequence CCTGCAGCGCAGCCGCCAGATCTTTCGTGAAACGGGCTCCTGGTCACTCGCGGTTCCCAGGGTGTTCGGCGAGCCCGCGCTGGCGATCAGCAGGAACGTGTTCGTCGTTGCCCTGGGGTTTTTGCCCCTCATGGTCGCCGAGCTGGTTCCCTACAAGACGACCGCGGTGCTGTTGTTCGGGATCCTCTTTTTTTCCGGCCTTGTAACGCTTTCCTGCCTCCCGGCGGTGCTGACGGTCTTCGAAGAACGCTTCTTCGGGAAGAATTGCATGAAAAAGAAGGGAACGGGACCTCATGAAAGGGGTGCCGAATGAAAAAGGAAGGCAAAAGAGCAAGGATTTCCCTGCGCCGGATCGTCTCCCTGACGCTCCTGTTGTCGGGAGCGGCCGTCGTCGTGACCAGCGTTGTCCTCTTCAACGGTCCGACGACCTGCCGGTGAGCGAGGCGGCAAGGGAGAAGGGAGTTACGATCGGCGCAATCATTGAAGGCATGAGGCACTGACGCGGGAAGGGCAGGTGTTTTCGCGGATGGACCGGTGCCTGCACGAGGACTGACAGAGATGTGAACAAGGAGGAAAGCATGTCACCAGGAAAGATCATGGCAATAACAATAGTGATACTTGGAGCGCTCGCGGCCCCGGCCTTCTCCGGTGAAACGTCCCGGACGCCCGCGACCGATGAGATGGTCAGGAGAGCAAACCACATGGCCCTCTACCAGGGCGCGGACATGAAGGGCGCGGTCTCCATGGTCATCACGGACAGGCAGGGACGGACGCGAAAAAGAGAGTTCAACATACTGCGGAGAGATGCCGGTACAGGTGACGGGGACCAGAGATACTACGTCTATTTCAATGAACCCGCGGATGTGCGGAAAATGAGCTTCATGGTGCACAAGTACGCCGATACGGCCAAAGACGACGACCGCTGGCTCTACATGCCCGGTCTCGACCTGGTAAAACGCATTGCTGCCGGGGACAAACGCACGAGTTTCGTGGGGTCCGACTACCTTTACGAAGACATTTCCGGCAGGAGCCCCCTTGAAGATACCCACGAATTGACGGGGACGACGGAGAACCACTATGTCCTGAAGAATGTCCCGAAAGAACCGGGCGCCGTGGAGTTCGCGTACTATCTTGCCCACATCGACAAAAAAACCTGTATCCCCGTGAAGATGGAATTCTTCAAGAAGCCGGACAGGCTCTACCGGGTGATAGAGGTGCTGAAGATCGAGGGGGTCGAGGCCCTGGAAAACGGCCGGAAGGTCCTCTACCCGACGGTGACGCGATCCGTCGCGAGGAACCTCGATACTGGCGGCAAGACGGAGATGACCCTTTCCGGCGTCAGGTACAACATCGGGCTCACGGACCAGATTTTCACCGAGCGGTACCTGAGAAGGCCGCCAAAGGAAGCCATGAGGTGAAGGCCCACAGTTCCTCCTGGCTCTTTCTTTGCCTTGCCGCGGCACTACTGGTTCCCGCGGCGGGTATCTGCGAGGCCGACCGTGGTCATGGGGGTCTGCTCGACGGATTTACCGCAGAGGTGCACGGGTATTATGAACTGAGGGGCGGTTGCCGCACGGGCCGGGACCCCCACGAAGAGGACATGTCCATAATGGAGACGCGCCTGCAGGTGGATTTGCCCGTCTCGGGCAAGTGGTTCGACCTCAAATACAAGGAAGACCTGTGGGCCGACGGAATAACGGAGGAAGTCGGACACGACACCCGCGAGCTTTGGTTGTTCTCGCGTCCGGCCGGTTTCCTCGACATCAAGGTCGGAAGACAGGTGCTTACCTGGGGAACGGGTGACCTTGTCTTTCTCAACGATCTCTTCCCGAAGGACTGGCGGTCCTTCTTTATCGGTCGTGACGCCGAATACCTCAAAGCCCCCTCCGATGCCGTCAAGCTGGGCTTTTTCACGGACACGGCCAACCTTGACCTCGTCTATACCCCCCGGTTCGACCCGGACCGGTTCATCACCGGCGAATACGTCTCCTATTGGAACGGACAGCTCGGAAGGCTTGGGGGCCGGGACGCGATCGTGCACGCCCGGCAACCCGACCGCTGGTTTGATGATGACGAGATCGCGCTGCGACTCTACGGCAACGTGAAGGGTTATGAGCTTGCACTCTATGGCTACCGGGGATACTGGAAAACACCGGAGGGGCAGACGCCCTCCGGCACCCCGGTCTTTCCCCGCCTCAATGCCTGCGGTTTCAGCGTTCGG is a genomic window of Syntrophorhabdus sp. containing:
- a CDS encoding outer membrane lipoprotein-sorting protein codes for the protein MAITIVILGALAAPAFSGETSRTPATDEMVRRANHMALYQGADMKGAVSMVITDRQGRTRKREFNILRRDAGTGDGDQRYYVYFNEPADVRKMSFMVHKYADTAKDDDRWLYMPGLDLVKRIAAGDKRTSFVGSDYLYEDISGRSPLEDTHELTGTTENHYVLKNVPKEPGAVEFAYYLAHIDKKTCIPVKMEFFKKPDRLYRVIEVLKIEGVEALENGRKVLYPTVTRSVARNLDTGGKTEMTLSGVRYNIGLTDQIFTERYLRRPPKEAMR